In the Euwallacea fornicatus isolate EFF26 chromosome 30, ASM4011564v1, whole genome shotgun sequence genome, AGCAATAGGAAATAAATGTTACAATGTTTGACCTGACTGATAACATGCAACATCCTTTAGCTggcaaaaagttttattttcacataaTTAAGCGTTCTGAAATAAATTGTCTTTTGTTGTCAAAAAGCAATAGTTTAATGGCATAGTTCTTAATACCTTGAAAAGATTGTAGTCACCCCACTGTTTGCATgaaacaaataagtttttatatttcacataaaaaaattaaaagtaataacATGAATTTCAGAAGGAAGTTTGTTGATTCTTGTGAACATTTGCTACTTACCCCCCTGAAATAAGGCTTGTGCCTTCGGGTCCACAGAAGCATACCAGTGATCAACACTATGATCATAAGACCCAATATGCCAATTAGTGTTAAAAATATGGGCAAACTCTGATCATCTTCATCCATTACAGTAGGAATGGCAGCTGAAAGATACCTCCAACTTTTAGTAATTCAATTCCCCTAAAATCTATTTTACTCACTGCTGGGGGACGAAGGCTCAGGAGGAGCAGGTTCCCATACGAAATCTTGATTACACATATCTCCTTCACAGCAACAAAACAGGACATTGTTTTTGGGGGTGTGAGCTCGTTCCACACATAAAGCTTGATCGTGGCAAACTTCATTATTCAATAAACaacccttaaaaaaatgtttataaagcACCCTTAAATCCAGATTTAATATTCTACCTTTAAGGATATATTTTTAGACCCATCAGGCAGGGTTGACCATACAACAAAGCAATGACTTCTTTTATATTCCCCTGGTGGTTCACAGATTTCAACCGAGCAAGAACTATTTGACTGATCAGAACATGTGGtgttatttccaaaatattcacactttgctGTTACTGGTGAAGTGAGCACTGCGGGTTCGCTTTGGGTCACTGCTGGTTtataaagagattttttagGTGTTAAGAAtagtaaaataatataaagtaACGATGGATGTTTAAGggatttattttatgattatACAGCTAGATTAGTGTACTTTCAGGATTAATTCAAATAGCAAAAAGCCCTTAAATACCACTTGTGACTAATAGGTCCCATTGAAGGGCATGTGTTACTAAATATTACTTTGTAAGAATAGCACTCACCTTTTAATAGTAATATTAATGCAAGTGTGATAAAGGCCTTCATTTTCTCAGAATTGCTTACGTCCTAAAATTGAAGTAATAACTAGTAAATTAGATGAGGcacacattatttttttacttataactTGTTCCTAGGTCGGGGTGGTTAAAATCCAAATAAACAAGCTCATAATTTGTTGCTGGCTCCTTTTCTGAGTAGTAAGGGATctactttttattaaacggtcaatttttttattttttctggcCTCTTTAAAGCACAATATCTGCAAAATCACGCCAAATTTCGGCACAAATTGAAGAGGAACGAAAATGCGTCTATTCGACAAAAAGGACCGTATCCGCCATTTAGGATTTTACCTAGCAAGAGACAGTGACAGTGACACGAGGGGAATAGAACGTCACGATAACATGATTTTCTTTCTATCTTATAAAAATTAGAGAGTAATAGCAGTTCTCTGCTTACTCTCAACGCTCAAGACTTCTGACATGATGCACCATGCTAATAAGTGACGTGTACTAGTGGAGTTTTCGCATTCTTCAGCAGACTTTTAGTGCTAGttgtataaatttaaaaacatgttaGATTTATTTACCATCTTCACCAAAGGGGGCATAGTACTGTGGTACTTCCAAAGTACCAGCCAGCTGTTTACCTCCTCGGTAAACACACTAATCCAGAGTGTCATTTTGCAGGTAAATCCATTCAATATGCTCATATCCTCTTTTGCAAATAGCCCCCTTTCTTGCTAGGAGAGGCCTACAAGCACCTTCGAGGCTAATGGCCTTCTCCTCCAATACAAACTGGACAACGAATTTGATTTGGTGTTTGTAGTGgcttatcaaaaaattctccAATTAAGTTATGTGGACAAATTCTTAAATGATGTCCATTTGGAGTTTCGGGACAAATACAAGAACGAGCTTTCGAACAAGAGGTTTTTCCAGGAGTTTCAGTTTTCAGACAGCTTCAATGCCGCCCTTCAGAAAGCAGTGGAATGGGGAAAGATACAGTCAAAAATTCCCAAACAGATGCGAACCTTCGATGAGTCTGGGAAATCTAAAAAGACTATAAGTTCAATGATTGAGAGGAAAGGTGAAGAGAAATCTGCCAAGAGAGATAAGAAGAAAGAAGTTAATTTTGCTAAAGAGAGTAAGTCATTATGagatccaattttaaatgaaattgagtCAAAAGAGAAgggaaaacttaaaaagttaGTTTGACTGTGTTTTTCTATCCATCTTTTGTTTTGACTCCATAAATTGCTTCTTAAaccaatttttctttagataCAACTGTTGAATCTCTGCCCTCTTTAATCCCACAAAATGGTACTTCTGGTGAAGACACTTTGGCAATGAATAGGGCTAAATTCGCGCAAAAAATGgccaataaaaagaaaactgacAGCAAGTAAAAACATCTTTATTGTGCTTTTCATCTTATACATTCTCTTCTCCTGTAGGAAAAGCCCTAAAGTGACTAAGAGTCCTACCCAAGAAAAAGCAGGTAAGAAACCAAGGGTCTGGGATTTGGGTGGCACCAACAAAGATTTAGGCAATCTTGAGAGGACTTCTGACCGTCCTGAAGATGCTAAAAGCCATTTTACCCCTGATACTGAAGTAAGATGCTTTTTATTGGGTAGTTCTTCCATTTATCTTAATCTGCATGCAGATCGTTGGTCAAATGCAAGGCCGCATAAAAGACCTTGAAGTAGAATCTTCTGATGATGAATATGATTCTGATCAAGAAGTACAAAAAGACAAATCAAAGAAGTCTTTTAAGGGGGGGATGTTTTCCATATTCAAGGGACTTGTAGGTAGGATCTTTTAATTATCTCTATAAGAAGAATTTTAgttaatatatttcaaatcaTTAGGCTCAAAAAGTCTTACCACTTCCGACATGCAACCGGCCCTCGAAAAAATGCGCGATCACCTTATTGCCAAAAACGTAGCTTCCGATATATCAATTAAATTGTGCGATTCTGTGGCTACGAAACTAGAGGGGAAAGTTTTAGGTAAATTTAGGTGATGGGTTTTTATaactaaacaaaaatgttgaaatttgtaGGAACTTTCGATTCAGTCGCCACTATTGTCAAGAATACTCTTACCGATTCTTTGATACAAATCCTAAGTCCGAATAGGAGAGTTGATATTTTAAGAGACTGCTTAGAAGCGAAGAGAAATGGAAGACCCTttgttatgagtttttgtGGCGTACGTAGTAATGAACACATTTTAGGGAGATTCTTCAATTTCCTGTGATGTTTAATAGGTTAACGGCGTTGGAAAGTCTactaatttatcaaaaatttgtttttggttGATTGAAAATGATCTACAAGTACTTATAGCGGCCTGCGATACTTTTAGGTAATTAGATAAGAATGtttaaactgaaattaaaaataatttttagagcTGGGGCTGTAGAGCAACTCAGAACTCATATGCGTCACTTAAACGCTTTGCATCCACCAGAGAGACATGGGGGGAAACAAATGGTGCAGTTGTATGAGAAaggtttgtttaaaaatacgtCTTACGAGCCTAAGTAAATGTGTTGGTTCAAGGGTATGGCAAAGATGCAGCTGGAATTGCAATGGAGGCAATTAAATTCGCTAGAGATTCAAAATTCGACGTAGTTCTCATTGATACCGCTGGTAGAATGCAAGTTAGTGTGGCGTCATTGCCTGTGACTTTGCCTCATTTCTATTGCTTTAGGATAATGAGCCTCTAATGAGAGCTTTGACTAAATTAATCAAAGTAAACGAACCTGATTTGGTGCTTTTTGTGGGGGAAGCTTTAGTCGGGAACGAAGCCGTGGACCaattagttaaatttaatcagGCCTTGGCCGACTACTCTTCTACATCTACTCCACATTTGATCGATGGAATTGTCTTGACCAAATTCGACACCATCGACGATAAGGTAAACGAATCTATTTTCTGATATAAAAAGATGTTCTTATATATTCTTTCAGGTTGGAGCGGCGATTTCCATGACTTATATCACAGGCCAACCGATTGTCTTTGTGGGCACTGGTCAAACGTACACAGACCTTAAAGCTTTAAACGTAAGAGCAGTCGTGCATTCTTTGATGAAATAATTTGGActaaaatttctcgtttttctacgcaataaaaataattcgattCTGTGCctcagaaattttaatttaatttctactagaacaatatacagggtggccttAGAATAACTGTACAAGTACCATTTTTTGGTTAAGCATTGTACAGTCATTTCAGGGGTATCCTGTATGTTGTGacaatggtttttatttggtGTGGatataatatttcaattgatCAGTTCAACTCAACAAGGTAAATATGTATAGTTATTTTTACAAGGTGATTGTTTTGGTTTAtagtaattttatatttttcattcctttgtaattttgttaagtatcaatattgttaatatacagTTATTATAAGTTTCTGGTTTCTCTTATTTGAGGTGTGCCAAAGGTTCAAATTCAGAGCATTTTAATgctgaaatggaaaaatagagTGAGTTTTTTGGATACCTAAAGGGTACACCGTAGTTTTCATATTACTTCACGATTTTtctttgtattttaaaaattgtaaataacaataaacgtAGACTAATTACTTTCAGTAGCTTTATTGAACATTTAGCGAAAGTAATGTTGTTAAAGTTCTAcattacttaattaaaatttctcataaatttCACAgataacattaaattaattcgatTTATCGAAATTTGGCCTAAAATAGTTCCTGCATTGCAGTCGACAATAAAAATCCATTAACTGTGgttaaaatttcagaatatatttgaaacatattacaacagaaatttttttttttcttatattctaTTTGACAGTCTTACTTCGTACATAAGAACGGAGTGTAACGATGGAATTGTACACTTTTCTTAGATAAAACGAACTGAGAATTACAGTCCTTATTTACATAGGACTtggaaaactgtaaaatagcAAATGTTAAcgataaactaaaaatatatggACGGTGAATGCCCAAATGTGTGCAATACTCTGAAATTCCTACCCCTAATTCAGGTGTGAGAGCCCGTTCCTAAATacaatataagaaaaaaggaacaatCTGTCTCAAACATATAgaacacattttgaaaagtttaaataaaaatatacaaggaacaacaattataattttcgCACCTAACTGTaccataaaaaattgttaagacCCTAATTATCACACCATTTAAACGCTCAACAACAAACTCAAAAAGTTTGGCTTTAACGTGAAGCATTTCCCACTTTAGTATCCTTTTGTGGCCAAACCTGGTTTTAGTCCATTACGAGAGGAATGTGGAGGATTggcgcaatttttttatttttcgtaccGACTTTTTCATCTTTAAACTTATAACTCTGGGAGTGGCGAATTTGTGCTATGAATCGTTAGCCTTTGGGGGGTTTTTGCCCCACAGCCAGTTGAGGAGCACTTTGGAAGGACTCTGAACGTCACGAGAAAGAGTGTAAGTCGCATCTACCAGCTTTGCAGCTGCTTCGGGAGGTAACTTTGACGCCTCATTTATGTGTTGTTGCATTATCGCCAATTGCTGCAATCGCCTTGTTTCCTGTTCGTCCACAAAAGTCTTATCTTTTTTATAGCCGATATTCCTCAATTCCGACAATctgcaaataaaacaaaattcattCTCAATCACTGCTTTTGTCTCCTCACAGAATTTGGTACATACTTTGTGGCTAAGTTTTTCTCACTTTCTATTGAATCTTTGGCTGCTTCTGTTGTATTGGTTGATAAATGCGTCGAGGTAGATTGGATTTGGCTGCTATCTCTTGGCTGCAAACCAAATGTATTATCATTGCTACCCGCAAGTCTCCTCAATTCCTCTTTCTCTCTTATGGCATTAGAGAGTCTTAACTGCAGAGTATCTCTCTCCTCCAATAACTGAGTCAATTCCACAGTCAGTTCTTCACATCTTACGTCCCTTTGATGCAACATATACAAGGCGAGATCCAACTCTGCTCTGCTCACAAGTTCAGTAAGATCATCGTCCGTATAAGGTCGTGTATTCGGAGTGATATCCTGcttcagaaaatttaaaaaataaattcagaaTTAACGTTAAAACACTCACATTGGGAGAAGCTGGAGTAGGTTGTCTAACGACCGGAATTCTTCCGACATCCATTTCCGCTATTAAGCCATCATACTGTAAACTTTTATCGAACAAATCTTTCTTCAATTGCTCAATCTTGACAACTTGATCCTCGATCAGCAATTTAAGCTCTTCCAGCTGTTTGGTGTCTTCATCTACCAATTGAGTGCGTTCCTTCAGTTCCAGCACAACCTGCTCTTTTGCTGCAATCTCTTGATTCAACCTATAACACTCAACTTTTCCTAAAACCTACATATACTTCTTTCTTCATCACAAACCTTTCTGCATAGCTCTGATTCGTAATGGCAAGCTCTTGAATCTGACCCCTTAAAGTGGCCACATCGATGTCCTTGTTTGACAAGAGCTCCTCATAATGCCTTTGAAGCTCAGAGAGTTGATTATTTTGTAGCCTTTCCACGGAACTATGGTACTCGCTCTCCCTTTGATCGATCAGATCCTTTAATCTGGAGTTTTCTTGCTCGTAATAGGCACGAGCTTGTTGGTGTTGCAAAATGGTTTCGTTGGCTGATTGGAGAGTCTGAGATTGCTGCGATAAGTCATCTTTCGTCTTTGCAAGGTCGGTTTGGGTCTGAGACAAGGAGGTCTAGAACCAGAAACTCTATTATGggatttataacaaaaaataataactgtaAGCGACTTACCTCTATTTTAAAGTATTCTTCCTTTAGTCTGGCAAATGCATCACTAATTTCCTTCACCATTTTATCATGATTTTCACCTTGCAAAcgtgaaatttcctttttcacgCTCTCAATTTCTTCATCTTTCTGGTAAAGACTCTGCTGTAGTGattgttgcaaattttcaaattcctgtACCATTCGATTACTATCTTCTATGGTGATCACACAATTTGAATGTTCCTGCCTCAGTTTCTCTAGCTCTAACTGGGTGGTTTCAACCGTCTTTTGCAGGTTCATTAATTCTGAGTTTAAATGCACTATTTCCGCCTCCTTTTCATGAACAACACTCAATTCTTTCTCTAAATCCTCAATTACTTGATTGAGCCCTGTAATTTCCCTGCTTTTTTCTCCTGCCAGGCGGTTTAGTTTCTCCTCCCACTCTTGAATGTTATGAGTTAATGTTAGAATTTCTCTTTCTAATTCTTTATTCAATCCCAATTGACGTTGGAACTCTTGAAGAATATCTAGCTTTTCATAGGAAATCGGAGATGACGTATTCTTCTCTAAAATCGAGACTATTTCTTCAACTACTTCTCGTTTCTCATCGAATTGTTTTTGAGTAGTCTCAATAACTACGTTAATGGCAGAGAGTTTCTTTTCCTTCTCTGCATTGTCAAGTCTCAGCGCGTCCAGCTCCTGATCCAAGGATGAATAGTGGGAGAGATTGTTTTGAACTTCCTCAATTTGcctatttttctcttctaAGGATTGATTTAGAGCAATAATAGTATGTTGTAAGCTACCGATTTGCTGTTGCAGCGCCGACATTTTGTCCACTTCATTCTTGATTTCCTGGTCGACATTCTTCCTCAACGCGTTGTTCTCATTCACTAGGACGTTGCACTTTTCTTCCAATTCTTGCATGTCTTGCCTCAGCTTTTCTTGGGCAGAGACGTAGTCCTTTTCTACGGCTTCCAAATGCATTTTCCAACTTTCTGCTACATCAAATCCACGTTGATCTACTTGAACttgccaattttcatttagctCATTCATAAGAGCATTAACTCTGTCTTGGAATTCTTGTTCCTTGTTCTGGCTCTCCATTAAAAATCTCTGGATTTCCACATCTTTGCTTAGCTTctccttttttaattgctcaattTCCTGAGTAATTAATGCTAATGATTCCTTGTTTAATTCCAGTTCTCCTGCAATTACATTCTTTTCCTCAATTCTCTGCTGCAGTTGGGCATGTAGTATCTGTTTTTCTTGCTCCAGAGCGTTCTTTTGTACAGCAAACCCTTCCAACTCTTTGATTCTTTCTTGAAGTTCGTTAATTATCTCTTGACTTTGTTGTATTTGCTCTATTTTAACCTGCAATGCTGCTTCAAAGTCATTATTCTTCTCTGAGGCAATAGAATGAAGCTGATTTTGCAGTACTTCCAACTCACCATTTTGTCTAGAAATAATCTCATCTTTCTCGTGTAGCAACATATTTAAATGATCAATTTGCGACCTCAATTCGGAGGTCTCAAACCGACTGCCGAAAGCTTGATTTAATTGTGAATTCATTATTtggttttcttcaattttcaagGTGAGTTCATCATGAGTCTGAGCTAGTAACTTTTGTAAGTCTGATTTCTCCTTTATAGACATGTCCAGTTTACTTTGCAACTCaatgatttgtttttgttgaatttctaagtcAAATGTCTGTTTTTCTTCCAGATCTGTTTGGGATTTCGCCATGTGTCTCTCTAGTTCAAACACCGCAGCTTGAGTGTTTCGAAGAGTCTTCTCCATTTGCGCTTTCTCTTCTACTAAAATTCTCTTTTCTCCTTGAAGctctttgattttttgtttaaccTCCTCAAGCTCCTTGTGTAAGTTTTGATTCATATTTCTAAGTTCTTTCAACTCTTCCTCGTTTCCACTGGACTTGTTTTTCTCAGATTCAAGCCTTTTGGCAGTTTGCTCCTCCAGCAACGTCTGCAGTTCCTCGTTGTCCAGACTCAAGTCCTTTATCGTCTCCTCTAGTTCCTTAATTCTGCCTGCTTGATCGAGATTCGACGTTGTCGGTTCTTGTGGATTTACAGAACTTTCATGCGTCCATTCGAACTCTTTCAACTTCTCAGTCGTATCTTCGCATTTCCTTTGCAATCTGTGCACCTCTGCGTCTTggatttccttcatttctgtTAATCTATCATTAGCGGTTGTTAATACATCAACCCTCTTTAGTAAACTGCTTTTCTCGGTTTTCTCCTTTTCGTTTTCAGAACTAAGCTCCTTGACTCGCTTTTCCAGCTGGTGTACTTGTCCTTTAAGCTCTTCCTGAATGGTTTCGTTTAGGTCAAAAAAGCCCCCATCATCAGGTTTCTTCGCCTTCAGTTCCTTGCACTTCTTGATCAATTTTCCCGATTTTACTTGCAACTGCTTGATTTCCTCTAAATGATTTTCTCTCTCAATTTGCAGTATTTTAATGCTTTCTTTTAACTGCTGCACTTCCAATAGCAGGTTCTTTACCTGAGGAATGTTTTCCTGGGAGCTCAAATGCTCTGCTTCAAGACGGGCCTCCTCAGGTCCCCAGGCCCAACCGTCATCATTCTCTTCAAAAGCTTCGAGACTTTGTGGTTTATCTTCTTTGTTGTAGCAGAGATATGCGTGTTTGGACTGCACTTGGGGCTCTACTGCCAGCCCTTTCTGTTCGTTGATCCCTTGATCTGTAGCTTCAAACtccaatttttgcatttcacgtttattcattttttgctcgGCAACTACTACTTCAGACATTATTTGAGACTCAACTTCCTTGGAAGATGAGGGTTTGGGATCCTTATCATCAAAGCAGATATACGCCTTTTTGGCCTGCACAATTTCCTCTATAGGAGCTGAATGAGTACCAAATGATTCGTAAGTAGGAGTGAATTCCAAGGCTTGCAGAGCTTGTTTATCAGGTTCTAAAGACTCTGGAGCTAATATTTGAGACTCCAAATCCGACTTAGGACGATCGTAAATCATTTCTGTTAAAGTATTAACCATCTCCGTGCACTGATCCAATGCAATCTCCTTCTCTTTATCCACGCTATATAACAGAAATTCTAGGGCTTTAATTTTCTGCAATAGTGCTTCGCGCCCCTCTTCGATGACTGGGGTCGTTCGGGCAGCTctggaaatttcaatattcggAGGGCGATTCACTGCTTGACTAGATTGTTGCTCAAACCAATTTTCTGCTGCCTCCAGCGGTTGTTGTCCGAATTCACTGAAAACCGGTATTTCCTGCTGCGATTCTGCAACCACGTTCCGAGCCTCCAAATTCACATTCACGGGCTTTTGCGTGGACTCATACGAAGCTTCCAACGAGGAGTTTGCGAAGAGTAGAGCGTGATTTTCTTGTTGCAGCCTCGTAAGTTCCGCtctcaataatttaatttcagttaaattaTGATCTTCTTCAACATTCGTCACCACAGTTAATTTAAGTCCTTCCGTAGAAGTGAGTGCCTCAGGAGCTTGGAAATACTCAAGTTTTTGAGAGGACTTACACGAAGCTTCTAGAGTATCTTTGGCGAATTCTAAGGCTTGAATTTCAAATCTTAGATCGCCAGATTCTTGCTGAGACCCCTGCAATTCTCTTCGCTGTTCCTCTAGCTTTTTCTGCGATTCCTCTAGAGATTTTTGAAGACTTACTTTTTCCGCAACTACCTCTTCTAGTTGCGTTTCCAGTGTTGCAAAACTTTGTCTTGCAAGCTCAACTTCCTGGGAGAGCTCCTCGATTTTCCTATAACATTCTtggagattcaaatttaactcATTATTGCGTTCTTTTGCAGTTTGTAGATCTTCTAAGAGAGCCCGCACTTCTTCCATTTTAACTTCTTCAGTTtcctccattttttttctaacatcAGCAATTTCAAGCCCAAGCTCCTGTTCTCTTTCTTCCAACTCCTTAACCCTTTCTTGCAGTTTCTCGTTATCTACTGTAAGATCGTTTTTAGCCTTAATCAATGCTTCCAGCTGTACCTGATAATCATACTCAAATTTCTCATAATCAGACACATTTCTGCGTTGTAAGGCCTCGTTTTCGCTTTGAATGTGtctttgattttcttcaaGAGAAGTTACATGGTTTTTCAACGCTTCATTGACAGATTCCAGCTCCTGTAAACTTTCCTGAGCTCCTTTTAATTCGCTGACGCGATCATGGGACTTCTTGAGTTtatatttcaactttttaacGAGCTCCTCTTGCTCGTTGTTCTTTTTTCTAATCTCCGATAACTCTTCTAGtgttttttgccattttttctgCAAAGCTTCGTTGTACGAAGTAATTTCAGACAAACGCATTTCCAACTCATCTTGAAGTAGagttttctctttaaaatcaTTCGAGGTTAGGTCCAGTTTCTCGTTTAACTGAGAATTGACCGCTTCAAGCTCGACTTTGACCTCCTGGATCTTCCTCACGTCTTTCTCAAGCCGAGAAACTCTCTCCTTGTAATGCATAATTTCTCCTTCATTGGTTTCAACCAGAAGCTCCAATTCTCGGATTTTGTCGTCAGGATTGCTCTGCAAAAACCCGGGGGGATTTTCATGGAGACTCGCGGACATTTCCTGCTGCAAGTTGGTCTCTAGTAATTTCTCTTCTTTGTGCTTTAGTTCTTGAATGTATTGCTGTTGTTCTGCGTTGATTTGTTGTAAAGTCTCTATTTCTTCTCGTAAAACTCTTAGCTCGTCGCTAAGGCTTGCGCGTTCCTCAGTTTTCCATTCAATAATTTGCATCTTTTTCCTATCCTCACTTTCCCACCTTTCTTTTTCGGCTTTAAAAGCTTCTTCCAATTCCTGATAAGCCTGAgtctttttctttaagtttgctgcaattttcttcattttctccAGCTGCTCTTTATTCCTGTTACTCAATTCCAACGCCAGCTTCTTATCGTCATTGTCGAGTTTCTGCTGCAACTGCAAATACTTTTCTTTCATGTCCTCGCTGACGGTTTTAAACGAACGATCCTTCTCCTCAATATCACCCTGAAGGCCTTTGATTGTAGCATCCTTATTATTGATTTCTTTAGCCAGTTTTTCCAGTTCCCCTTCCTTCAATTCCAGCTGATTATCCAGCTCAAATATTCGTCTATTTACTGCCAAAATTTCCTCATTTAACCTTTGGATTGTTTGGTTATTATTAGCGAGTTCCTCTTCGTATTCATTTGTCCGTTCAATTTGGgtttttagtattaatttcAATTCGTCAAGTTCTGACCCGatagtttcaaatttgccCTCTTTATTCTGCAGCTCATCAATCACACTATTCAGCTCACTAATGTTAATATGGAGCTCTTGAATGTCTCGTTCGCGCTCCTCTAACCGAGTCTGGAGTCGGTTAATTTCATCTGCCGATTTAATCAGTTCAGTCTTGTTTTCTTCGATTATTAGTTGGTAGTTATTGATCTCGTCTAAGTCTGAGTTTAATTTAGAGTCCAAATTCGTATTGTTTTCCACTACTTCTCCGAGTTTTGTTTCCAGATCGTATTTCTCTTGAATAACTGAGTTGAAGTCTTTAAGTGTTTGCTTAAGTCGATCATTTTCCTGGATTAAGATTTGAAATTTGGCCTGCAGCTCTTTTAGCTCTAGAGTTAAATGGGCAGACTCTCCCTGAgaccacataaaaaaattaatatcaataaaaaacactcaaattatAACAATTTCGCACCTCTTCAAGTTTATTCTTTTCCAACGCCGTTAATTTCGCAGACAACTCTTCCTTCTCATGTTCAAGTTGCTCTTTCTCGTTCTGCAATTGTTCATAAGTCTCTTCTAATATATCCCTGTTGTTCTCAATTTCCTGCAGCTgtttaacgaaaatatttaacgCCCTGAATCTGAACTAACACTTTCTAAAAATGTACCTTAACATTTAAGGTACAATTCTCCTCTTTCAAAGCCTCCATTTTCTGCATCACCTCTTTTCTCTCCTGTGTAAACATATCGATCTTTTGCAGCAATTC is a window encoding:
- the lva gene encoding protein lava lamp isoform X2, which gives rise to MWGDQNPDPGGTEFKEPSQEQALTELKDQNEQQLVLIAQLKEMLRKEQSSVSHDKVEEYVNTLNKARAKRFKQKKGEASSSPNISTSSANIDANKKERMNLLRQQLEENKAKLAERGKSQKGIEEMVSQMQAQLKDSQVLAGSSSHNSSFFDVKNLEYNENTPQKEVYNILLIKERKIAELLSKSQKLEGIVIDLQDNLKEKDSVIDARTKAITLMSDSLSKKGKRTLDALEETKEQMRQMQENFVTLEAEMKARQLSLLNDLKVKNFEITELQDTNKKLELERVENMVKISSEEGSDITEALHKEIENIQLEKQHLAIKLEEVINENSKELLKMSQLENDPVCQSSKFHDELNALKLKLEETKLNLKTKTEENEQILTANKKLIEENSEHLVKIGLLEEAAKVSAIFKENSSTVTLKDENEEISKLKKQLDESNKSMIKMRAVQKGKVKELNKKLDQFKKMNDSNALITQLQNEISKLNEKVAELEDEKGNLQLKMVDSTTSSKEDQSDTETELKHLKDKLDIAEQQLDEKDKVIQILEKEVLSLKDDLKLKAEEEVKVSSQVSSEMSSIYYEEQIEELEHEESKLNEQINLLKVEKEGILQELENAKKEKQELNSKLEIYIQENMDLIDKLEKLSAEKVSSAESIEIVEGLTQQEKLELAAYQKHLNPEDISEPHLKSPEDDPPAELNETVLQLNEDTAELLQKIDMFTQERKEVMQKMEALKEENCTLNVKLQEIENNRDILEETYEQLQNEKEQLEHEKEELSAKLTALEKNKLEEGESAHLTLELKELQAKFQILIQENDRLKQTLKDFNSVIQEKYDLETKLGEVVENNTNLDSKLNSDLDEINNYQLIIEENKTELIKSADEINRLQTRLEERERDIQELHINISELNSVIDELQNKEGKFETIGSELDELKLILKTQIERTNEYEEELANNNQTIQRLNEEILAVNRRIFELDNQLELKEGELEKLAKEINNKDATIKGLQGDIEEKDRSFKTVSEDMKEKYLQLQQKLDNDDKKLALELSNRNKEQLEKMKKIAANLKKKTQAYQELEEAFKAEKERWESEDRKKMQIIEWKTEERASLSDELRVLREEIETLQQINAEQQQYIQELKHKEEKLLETNLQQEMSASLHENPPGFLQSNPDDKIRELELLVETNEGEIMHYKERVSRLEKDVRKIQEVKVELEAVNSQLNEKLDLTSNDFKEKTLLQDELEMRLSEITSYNEALQKKWQKTLEELSEIRKKNNEQEELVKKLKYKLKKSHDRVSELKGAQESLQELESVNEALKNHVTSLEENQRHIQSENEALQRRNVSDYEKFEYDYQVQLEALIKAKNDLTVDNEKLQERVKELEEREQELGLEIADVRKKMEETEEVKMEEVRALLEDLQTAKERNNELNLNLQECYRKIEELSQEVELARQSFATLETQLEEVVAEKVSLQKSLEESQKKLEEQRRELQGSQQESGDLRFEIQALEFAKDTLEASCKSSQKLEYFQAPEALTSTEGLKLTVVTNVEEDHNLTEIKLLRAELTRLQQENHALLFANSSLEASYESTQKPVNVNLEARNVVAESQQEIPVFSEFGQQPLEAAENWFEQQSSQAVNRPPNIEISRAARTTPVIEEGREALLQKIKALEFLLYSVDKEKEIALDQCTEMVNTLTEMIYDRPKSDLESQILAPESLEPDKQALQALEFTPTYESFGTHSAPIEEIVQAKKAYICFDDKDPKPSSSKEVESQIMSEVVVAEQKMNKREMQKLEFEATDQGINEQKGLAVEPQVQSKHAYLCYNKEDKPQSLEAFEENDDGWAWGPEEARLEAEHLSSQENIPQVKNLLLEVQQLKESIKILQIERENHLEEIKQLQVKSGKLIKKCKELKAKKPDDGGFFDLNETIQEELKGQVHQLEKRVKELSSENEKEKTEKSSLLKRVDVLTTANDRLTEMKEIQDAEVHRLQRKCEDTTEKLKEFEWTHESSVNPQEPTTSNLDQAGRIKELEETIKDLSLDNEELQTLLEEQTAKRLESEKNKSSGNEEELKELRNMNQNLHKELEEVKQKIKELQGEKRILVEEKAQMEKTLRNTQAAVFELERHMAKSQTDLEEKQTFDLEIQQKQIIELQSKLDMSIKEKSDLQKLLAQTHDELTLKIEENQIMNSQLNQAFGSRFETSELRSQIDHLNMLLHEKDEIISRQNGELEVLQNQLHSIASEKNNDFEAALQVKIEQIQQSQEIINELQERIKELEGFAVQKNALEQEKQILHAQLQQRIEEKNVIAGELELNKESLALITQEIEQLKKEKLSKDVEIQRFLMESQNKEQEFQDRVNALMNELNENWQVQVDQRGFDVAESWKMHLEAVEKDYVSAQEKLRQDMQELEEKCNVLVNENNALRKNVDQEIKNEVDKMSALQQQIGSLQHTIIALNQSLEEKNRQIEEVQNNLSHYSSLDQELDALRLDNAEKEKKLSAINVVIETTQKQFDEKREVVEEIVSILEKNTSSPISYEKLDILQEFQRQLGLNKELEREILTLTHNIQEWEEKLNRLAGEKSREITGLNQVIEDLEKELSVVHEKEAEIVHLNSELMNLQKTVETTQLELEKLRQEHSNCVITIEDSNRMVQEFENLQQSLQQSLYQKDEEIESVKKEISRLQGENHDKMVKEISDAFARLKEEYFKIETSLSQTQTDLAKTKDDLSQQSQTLQSANETILQHQQARAYYEQENSRLKDLIDQRESEYHSSVERLQNNQLSELQRHYEELLSNKDIDVATLRGQIQELAITNQSYAERLNQEIAAKEQVVLELKERTQLVDEDTKQLEELKLLIEDQVVKIEQLKKDLFDKSLQYDGLIAEMDVGRIPVVRQPTPASPNQDITPNTRPYTDDDLTELVSRAELDLALYMLHQRDVRCEELTVELTQLLEERDTLQLRLSNAIREKEELRRLAGSNDNTFGLQPRDSSQIQSTSTHLSTNTTEAAKDSIESEKNLATKLSELRNIGYKKDKTFVDEQETRRLQQLAIMQQHINEASKLPPEAAAKLVDATYTLSRDVQSPSKVLLNWLWGKNPPKANDS